A window of Primulina tabacum isolate GXHZ01 chromosome 4, ASM2559414v2, whole genome shotgun sequence contains these coding sequences:
- the LOC142542353 gene encoding SNAP25 homologous protein SNAP33-like, protein MFGLKKSPLHRLSKHKSAEPGFPIKSSSNPFDSDNQLNDRQCLKTSGRTSSEPSLVTSNMNSNPFDDDIIKESSFSQNFLSARNKYKNDFRDSGGLENQTVQELESYAVYKAEDTTKTVNNCLKIAEDMREDATKTLVMLHQQGEQITRTHLAAADIDHDLSRGEKLLGSLGGMFHKTWKPKRTRPIRGPAIITDDSVHRKGNHLEQRERLGLTSASKERSHRRTPPPETMNALQKIEKEKAKQNDAFADISNVLGELKDMAIDMGLEIDRQISAAVDLEGEVDVLNSRVKDSNQRALYLLAR, encoded by the exons ATGTTCGGTCTCAAGAAATCTCCATTGCATCGGTTGTCTAAGCACAAATCAGCGGAACCAGGATTTCCTATTAAATCCAGTTCTAATCCTTTTGATTCAGACAATCAGTTGAATGACAGGCAGTGTCTTAAAACCTCTGGACGGACTTCCTCAGAACCCTCTCTTGTTACGTCAAATATGAATTCAAACCCTTTTGATGACGATATTATTAAAGAATCCTCATTTTCACAAAACTTTCTTTCGGCCAGAAACAAGTATAAGAATGATTTTCGTGACTCTGGAGGATTAGAGAACCAGACCGTGCAGGAGTTGGAAAGTTATGCTGTATATAAGGCTGAAGATACGACAAAGACGGTCAACAATTGCCTCAAGATTGCGGAGGACATGAGAGAAGATGCTACTAAAACTCTGGTCATGCTACATCAGCAGGGAGAGCAGATTACAAGAACTCACCTGGCTGCAGCTGACATCGACCATGACCTAAGTAGG GGTGAGAAGCTTTTGGGGAGTCTTGGGGGGATGTTTCACAAGACATGGAAGCCTAAGAGGACTCGGCCAATAAGAGGACCTGCAATTATTACAG ATGATTCAGTACATAGAAAAGGTAACCACTTGGAGCAAAGGGAACGACTGGGGTTGACTTCTGCATCAAAGGAACGATCACATAGACGTACACCACCTCCCGAAACCATGAATGCCTTGCAGAAGATTGAG AAAGAAAAAGCAAAACAAAATGATGCTTTTGCTGATATAAGTAATGTCTTAGGGGAGCTAAAGGATATGGCTATTGACATGGGTTTGGAAATTGATAG GCAGATCAGTGCTGCGGTTGATCTTGAGGGTGAAGTGGATGTGCTCAATAGCCGAGTGAAAGATAGCAATCAGCGTGCCCTGTATTTGCTAGCAAGGTAG
- the LOC142542354 gene encoding LOW QUALITY PROTEIN: diacylglycerol kinase 1-like (The sequence of the model RefSeq protein was modified relative to this genomic sequence to represent the inferred CDS: deleted 1 base in 1 codon) codes for MDEYRDSDTLLPSWISKNSAEMPESHLFILSCFVAGLIGILTIFFAAFQWRRNINISWMKAIARSKKNPKVKNKVPLASHTWSSESVARGKSLNCCVCFKSVPPSQALSPMVDSDSSIHCCSTCGAAAHLSCISNVLKDCKCVSMLGFDHVMHQWAVRWTEVTDQPDESSFCSYCEETCSGSFLGGSPIWCCMWCQRILHVDCHGSMFNETGDFCDLGPFRRLILSPLYVKQLNHSTHGFLSSITHGANEIASSVRATIRSQSKKHKHRNEISPAVGDNSNMNEHSSTESTAETSQKVNGSHGLEENCNGSTNAEGADQQQKEEAKRVDKTPSFKRSSSINQNDEPPQLGMSQRYELIDLPPDVRPLLVFINKKSGARRGDALRQRLNIILNPVQVFELSSTQGPEAGFYLFRRVPHFRVLVCGGDGTVGWILNAIDKQNFVSPPSIAILPAGTGNDLARVLSWGAGLGSVERQGGLFTLLHDIEHAAVTILDRWRVLISNQQGKALQSPKFMNNYLGVGCDAKVALEIHNLREENPDKFYNQFMNKVLYAREGAKSIMDRTFADFPWQIRVEVDGVEVEVPEDAEGVLVANIGSYMGGVDLWQNEEESYDNFDPQSMHDKVLEVVSISGTWHLGALQVGLSRARRLAQGQSIKIQLFAGFPVQVDGEPWFQQPCTLTVTHHGQAFMLKRAAEEPLGHAAAIIADVLENAETNHVINASQKRALLQEMALRLS; via the exons ATGGATGAATACAGGGATTCTGACACTCTTCTTCCGAGTTGGATTAGCAAAAACTCAGCTGAAATGCCAGAatctcatctatttattttatcatgcttCGTTGCCGGTTTGATCGGAATATTGACTATCTTTTTTGCGGCTTTTCAATGGAGAAGAAATATTAATATAAGTTGGATGAAGGCCATAGCAAGATCAAAGAAAAACCCAAAAGTCAAGAACAAAGTTCCACTGGCCTCGCATACGTGGAGTTCGGAATCTGTGGCTCGAGGAAAAAGTTTG AACTGCTGCGTATGCTTCAAGTCTGTGCCACCATCTCAGGCTCTTAGCCCTATGGTGGATTCAGATAGCTCCATTCATTGTTGCAGCACATGTGGTGCAGCTGCTCATTTGAGCTGCATCTCAAATGTACTCAAGGACTGCAAATGTGTATCAATGCTTGGTTTTGACCATGTGATGCATCAGTGGGCAGTGCGATGGACCGAGGTGACAGATCAACCTGACGAGTCTTCCTTTTGTAGCTACTGTGAGGAGACATGCAGTGGTTCTTTTCTTGGGGGATCCCCAATCTGGTGTTGCATGTGGTGTCAACGTATATTGCATGTTGACTGCCATGGTAGTATGTTTAATGAAACCGGTGATTTTTGTGACCTTGGTCCTTTCAGAAGACTTATCCTATCACCTCTGTATGTTAAGCAATTGAATCACAGTACTCACGGATTTCTCAGTTCTATCACGCATGGAGCCAATGAAATCGCATCTTCTGTACGTGCTACCATCAGAAGTCAGAGCAAGAAGCATAAACATAGAAATGAGATCTCTCCTGCTGTAGGTGATAATAGTAATATGAATGAGCATTCATCCACAGAAAGCACTGCTGAGACCAGTCAAAAGGTTAATGGTTCTCACGGTCTTGAAGAAAACTGTAATGGCAGTACAAATGCAGAGGGAGCGGATCAGCAACAAAAAGAAGAAGCAAAAAGGGTGGATAAGACTCCCAGTTTTAAGAGAAGTTCATCAATTAATCAGAATGATGAACCTCCTCAGTTAGGGATGAGTCAGAGATATGAACTGATTGATTTACCTCCAGATGTCAGGCCCTTGCTAGTTTTTATAAATAAGAAGAGTGGAGCTCGACGAGGAGATGCTCTAAGGCAAAGgctaaatattattttaaatcctGTGCAG GTTTTTGAATTAAGCTCAACACAGGGGCCAGAAGCTGGTTTTTATTTGTTTAGAAGGGTGCCCCATTTCCGTGTCCTTGTCTGTGGAGGAGATGGTACTGTTGGCTGGATTTTGAATGCCATAGACAAACAAAATTTTGTTTCTCCTCCATCAATAGCTATTCTTCCTGCTGGAACCGGAAATGATTTGGCTCGAGTGCTTTCCTGGGGTGCTGGCCTGGGTTCAGTTGAGAGGCAAGGAGGCCTGTTCACTCTTTTGCATGACATAGAACATGCTGCAGTTACCATTCTTGATCGATGGAGGGTATTGATCTCAAATCAGCAGGGAAAGGCACTCCAATCCCCAAAGTTTATGAATAACTATCTTG GTGTTGGATGCGATGCGAAAGTTGCTCTAGAAATCCACAATTTGAGGGAAGAGAACCCAGATAAATTCTATAATCAG TTCATGAATAAAGTTCTTTATGCAAGAGAGGGTGCCAAGAGTATCATGGATAGGACATTTGCTGACTTCCCTTGGCAAATAAGGGTGGAGGTTGATGGTGTTGAGGTTGAGGTTCCTGAG GATGCAGAGGGTGTCCTTGTGGCTAATATTGGAAGCTACATGGGTGGTGTTGACTTGTGGCAGAATGAAGAGGAGAGCTACGATAATTTTGATCCTCAGTCTATGCATGACAAAGTGCTTGAGGTTGTAAGCATTTCAGGCACATGGCATCTGGGAGCGTTGCAG GTTGGGCTGTCCAGAGCTCGCAGGCTTGCACAGGGGCAGTCAATTAAGATTCAGCTTTTTGCTGGTTTCCCCGTTCAAGTAGATGGAGAACCATGGTTCCAACAACCTTGTACACTAACTGTCACGCATCATGGACAG GCCTTCATGCTCAAGAGAGCTGCAGAGGAACCACTCGGTCATGCGGCTGCAATTATTGCTGATGTTCTTGAGAATGCTGAGACGAATCATGTTATTAACGCTTCACAGAAACGGGCACTTCTTCAAGAAATGGCACTGAGGCTGTCCTAA